In one uncultured Devosia sp. genomic region, the following are encoded:
- a CDS encoding lipopolysaccharide biosynthesis protein, whose translation MTTTSDSGTTRLDHLKTGRASAAIKGAIWSLVSSFAPAALGFLVFLATSRVLSPTEFGIVAFAASIATVGTAIAPAGFREALIQRGAITKTHLDTVFWLCTGAAGLIYIGLCVAAPFITGASGEADLLLLIPFISARVIFDMAAAVPNALLVRTMSFKMLALRTTVASAVAAIICLGLLWLGLGLWALAASQLAASVTTCIGAMIAARYIPSFRFSPKALGELKAFGLFSTGNHFITTLNLDQLLIGALLGPAWLGIYGFARRIFQILTDVISGALNLVSYSLLSSMQHEPAKLRDAYQLGTFASSVVAFPVFAGLALVANDLIPLAFGSHWLDAVPVVQAFCVLGVLTSVGNLQSSLIRSQGQADLWFYYVLGKQAVTVLYIFLFAGWGIVPLSISLVILNFVVWLPTVHMVVRLLGISAFAYLGSFALPTLATGVMWACGWWVQHELTNADPWLRLGITIGASASSYASVIFLLGGERIYTMVNFVKRRGR comes from the coding sequence ATGACCACGACTTCAGACTCTGGTACGACGCGGCTCGATCATCTCAAGACGGGCCGCGCTTCTGCTGCGATCAAGGGCGCGATCTGGTCGCTGGTTAGCAGCTTTGCTCCGGCAGCCTTGGGCTTTCTTGTCTTCCTCGCGACCTCGCGAGTGCTGTCGCCCACCGAATTCGGCATCGTCGCCTTTGCCGCCAGCATTGCCACAGTGGGCACCGCCATTGCTCCGGCCGGCTTTCGCGAGGCCCTGATCCAGCGCGGCGCGATCACCAAGACCCATCTCGATACGGTGTTCTGGCTCTGCACTGGCGCAGCGGGACTGATCTACATCGGGCTCTGCGTCGCGGCGCCCTTCATCACTGGCGCTTCGGGCGAGGCCGACCTCCTGCTGCTCATCCCCTTCATCTCCGCACGCGTCATCTTCGACATGGCCGCTGCCGTGCCCAATGCGCTGCTGGTGCGAACCATGTCGTTCAAGATGCTGGCCCTGCGCACAACCGTCGCTTCGGCGGTGGCAGCTATCATATGCCTGGGGCTGCTCTGGCTCGGACTTGGCCTTTGGGCGCTGGCTGCCTCGCAACTGGCAGCATCCGTTACCACCTGTATCGGTGCCATGATCGCCGCGCGCTATATCCCCTCGTTTCGCTTTAGCCCAAAGGCCTTGGGTGAGCTCAAGGCCTTCGGCCTCTTCTCAACCGGTAACCACTTCATAACCACTCTCAACCTCGACCAACTGCTGATCGGTGCCTTGCTGGGCCCGGCGTGGCTGGGCATTTACGGCTTTGCCCGCCGCATCTTCCAGATCCTGACCGACGTGATTTCCGGCGCGCTGAACCTGGTCTCCTACTCGCTGCTCTCCTCCATGCAGCACGAGCCAGCCAAGTTGCGCGATGCCTATCAGCTCGGCACTTTCGCATCTTCTGTCGTGGCTTTCCCGGTCTTCGCCGGCCTGGCGCTGGTTGCCAATGACCTGATCCCCCTCGCCTTCGGCAGCCATTGGCTCGATGCCGTGCCCGTCGTCCAGGCCTTTTGCGTCCTGGGCGTATTGACCTCGGTGGGCAACCTGCAATCCTCGCTGATCCGCAGCCAGGGTCAGGCCGATCTCTGGTTCTACTACGTGCTGGGCAAGCAGGCCGTCACCGTACTCTACATCTTCCTCTTCGCCGGCTGGGGCATTGTCCCGCTCAGCATTTCGCTGGTCATTCTCAATTTCGTGGTCTGGCTGCCGACCGTCCATATGGTCGTCCGCCTGCTCGGCATCTCGGCCTTCGCCTATCTCGGCTCCTTCGCCCTGCCCACGCTTGCCACCGGCGTCATGTGGGCCTGTGGCTGGTGGGTGCAGCATGAACTGACCAATGCCGATCCCTGGCTGCGCCTCGGCATCACCATCGGCGCCTCGGCATCGAGCTATGCCTCGGTAATCTTCCTGCTGGGTGGCGAACGCATCTACACCATGGTCAATTTCGTCAAACGCCGCGGACGCTGA
- a CDS encoding glycosyltransferase family 2 protein: MTAPNAETPLISVVMANFEAGDKIVLALQSVLRQTMGNLEVIVSDDCSGDDSVDLVRGLMTGDNRIRLIAGDRNAGPAACRNRALDAARGRWIAIVDSDDIIHPERFERLLAAAGRQHADIIADDLLLFFEDGTPPRLMLGDDAEASFSVTPERWVLAGQDGSPALGYLKPLISANRLAALRYDEELRIGEDYDLILRLLLDGAHMVVVPEPYYLYRRHSGSISHRLSVSDMQAMVVRQEALVAARGPLAPALAAAFARRLANLREGLAYETLVASIKQRRIPATLSLLATDPGQLRRLWTSFSEGRQRRQAPVARQVSPLLVLGAQGTPGAAQAVPAYIPVAQTDWSAPRTRHVWLDLAGRRGIGAVRCVPLDQAGHYAAGFIPEAEIASAP; this comes from the coding sequence ATGACGGCTCCCAATGCCGAAACGCCGCTGATTTCAGTGGTCATGGCCAATTTCGAGGCAGGCGACAAGATCGTCCTAGCCTTGCAATCCGTGCTGCGCCAGACCATGGGCAATCTCGAAGTCATCGTCAGCGACGATTGCTCGGGCGACGATAGTGTGGACCTTGTCCGTGGCCTGATGACCGGGGACAACCGCATCCGCCTGATCGCGGGCGACCGCAACGCCGGTCCCGCCGCCTGCCGCAATCGCGCTCTCGACGCTGCCCGCGGCCGCTGGATTGCCATCGTGGATTCCGATGACATTATCCACCCAGAGCGCTTCGAACGTTTGCTGGCTGCAGCCGGACGGCAACATGCCGATATCATCGCCGACGACCTCCTGCTGTTTTTCGAGGATGGCACCCCGCCCCGGCTGATGTTGGGCGATGATGCCGAAGCCAGCTTCAGCGTCACTCCGGAACGCTGGGTGCTCGCCGGACAGGATGGCTCGCCTGCCCTGGGCTATCTCAAGCCTCTGATCAGCGCCAACCGGCTTGCCGCGCTGCGCTATGACGAAGAACTGCGCATCGGTGAAGACTACGACCTGATCTTGCGCCTGCTTCTCGACGGCGCGCACATGGTCGTCGTGCCTGAGCCCTATTATCTCTATCGGCGCCATTCCGGCTCGATCTCGCATCGGCTGTCCGTATCCGACATGCAGGCCATGGTGGTCCGGCAGGAGGCTCTGGTTGCCGCTCGAGGGCCGCTTGCCCCTGCCCTCGCCGCGGCCTTTGCCAGGCGCCTCGCCAATCTGCGCGAGGGTCTGGCTTACGAAACGCTGGTGGCCAGCATCAAGCAACGCCGCATCCCGGCGACCCTGTCTCTCCTCGCGACCGATCCAGGCCAATTGCGCCGCCTGTGGACCTCGTTCAGCGAAGGCCGCCAGCGCCGTCAGGCGCCCGTGGCGCGGCAGGTATCTCCCTTGCTGGTTCTGGGCGCCCAGGGCACGCCAGGCGCGGCGCAAGCCGTGCCAGCCTATATCCCTGTGGCCCAGACCGACTGGTCGGCGCCGCGCACCCGCCATGTCTGGCTCGATCTTGCCGGCCGCCGCGGTATTGGCGCCGTCCGTTGCGTGCCGCTCGACCAGGCGGGTCACTACGCTGCCGGCTTCATTCCCGAGGCCGAAATCGCGAGCGCGCCATGA
- a CDS encoding O-antigen ligase family protein, whose product MTGRLTFNLATMLTFGAFAALVLNAMFGSLTALTFMGCGALLIVSSIHQSIDSVRRYWPLLILPVWCILTALWSLYPSNSIRYGIQLGFTVVVAMVITGRVSTTTLMRLMFVVYGIGVVASIAFGRTGSFGAWLGVFGSKNAFAAHIAVFMLIAMAITTDRHSHLLMRLAGVAGFAVSVPLLVLAQSAGAIMMVAPCVCIIILTQLIVHLNGMQRLFLVVILGIALAALTLLMVTAGETLLAEILEGSGKDATLTGRTDLWAMGMDFIAERPLQGLGYRSFWVIGFAPAEELWAMFLVPSGAGFNFHNTYISNAVEIGLIGLAMQIVIIYGGAIAMGIYTFARPNAPNALLLALQALMILRSFIEVEVFFEFSIRSIMGIATLIYAVQGLAALRRQSPARTRPRPKGLLSHVRVPVRPRPYSHANL is encoded by the coding sequence ATGACCGGGCGGCTGACCTTCAATCTCGCCACCATGCTCACCTTCGGGGCCTTTGCCGCGCTGGTGCTCAATGCCATGTTCGGCTCGCTCACCGCCCTGACCTTCATGGGCTGCGGCGCACTCTTGATCGTCAGCAGCATCCACCAGAGCATCGACAGCGTTCGCCGCTACTGGCCCCTTCTGATCCTGCCGGTCTGGTGCATCCTGACAGCGCTCTGGTCCCTCTACCCCTCCAACTCCATCCGCTATGGCATTCAGCTTGGCTTCACCGTGGTGGTAGCCATGGTCATCACCGGTCGCGTCTCGACCACGACGTTGATGCGTCTGATGTTCGTGGTCTATGGCATCGGCGTTGTGGCCAGCATTGCCTTCGGCCGCACGGGTTCGTTCGGCGCCTGGCTGGGCGTTTTCGGCAGCAAGAATGCCTTTGCGGCCCATATTGCCGTCTTCATGCTGATCGCCATGGCCATCACCACCGACCGTCACTCGCACCTTCTGATGCGTCTCGCCGGTGTCGCCGGTTTTGCGGTGTCGGTTCCGCTGCTGGTGCTCGCGCAGTCTGCAGGCGCCATCATGATGGTAGCGCCCTGCGTCTGCATCATCATCCTCACCCAGTTGATCGTCCACCTGAATGGCATGCAACGGCTGTTTCTGGTCGTCATCCTCGGCATAGCCCTCGCCGCGCTGACCCTGCTCATGGTCACCGCAGGTGAGACGCTCCTGGCCGAAATCCTGGAAGGCTCGGGCAAGGACGCGACCCTGACCGGCCGCACCGATCTCTGGGCAATGGGCATGGATTTCATCGCCGAGCGTCCGCTGCAGGGCCTCGGCTATCGCTCGTTCTGGGTCATTGGCTTTGCCCCGGCCGAGGAGCTCTGGGCGATGTTCCTCGTGCCTTCGGGCGCGGGGTTCAATTTCCACAACACCTACATTTCCAATGCCGTCGAGATCGGCCTGATCGGCCTCGCCATGCAGATCGTCATCATCTATGGCGGCGCTATCGCCATGGGCATCTACACCTTCGCCCGGCCCAACGCCCCCAATGCCCTGTTGCTGGCCCTTCAGGCCCTGATGATCCTGCGCAGCTTCATCGAAGTGGAAGTGTTCTTCGAGTTTTCCATCCGCTCGATCATGGGCATTGCCACCCTGATCTACGCTGTTCAGGGCCTTGCCGCCCTGCGCAGACAGTCCCCTGCAAGAACGCGGCCCCGTCCAAAAGGATTACTGAGCCATGTCCGAGTACCAGTCCGGCCTCGTCCATATTCGCACGCCAACCTATAA
- a CDS encoding glycosyltransferase, with translation MSEYQSGLVHIRTPTYKRPEALRRALYSMIDQSWPHWVCDVYDDDPEQAAKAVVTAIGDARIHYTANTPQLFASRNIDNCFTADNPHGAEFFCVVEDDNFILPEFCADNIALMREQNVEIVLRNQYFEYASGTPEAHLGREGVLDELFTDGLYQADDFRLSLLAGIGVSNGGLFWSRRAVSPLEIQYNCTATLQEYLRTYSIAEPIYVAMQPLAVWAENGEQTTRNAELDAKYLRRELDLKRAVQALRRRVWDDATNDQRKGFLTDPRFATPADIRATNAGKALLDSQISAHVSQTQAIKLRLRGMMIRTLGRVTPEFQKFVASRDTMRRTAPGA, from the coding sequence ATGTCCGAGTACCAGTCCGGCCTCGTCCATATTCGCACGCCAACCTATAAGCGCCCCGAAGCGCTACGCCGCGCACTCTACTCCATGATCGACCAGTCCTGGCCGCACTGGGTCTGCGATGTCTATGACGACGATCCTGAGCAGGCCGCCAAGGCCGTGGTGACGGCGATCGGCGATGCGCGTATCCACTATACCGCCAACACGCCGCAGCTCTTTGCCTCGCGCAACATCGACAACTGCTTTACCGCCGACAATCCGCATGGGGCCGAGTTTTTCTGCGTGGTGGAGGATGACAATTTCATCCTGCCCGAGTTCTGCGCCGACAATATTGCGCTGATGCGCGAACAGAATGTCGAGATCGTGCTGCGCAACCAGTATTTTGAATATGCCAGCGGGACGCCCGAGGCGCATCTGGGCCGCGAAGGCGTGCTCGACGAGCTGTTCACCGATGGCCTCTATCAAGCCGATGATTTCCGCCTGTCGCTATTGGCGGGGATTGGCGTGTCCAATGGTGGCCTGTTCTGGTCGCGCCGCGCCGTCTCGCCGCTCGAAATCCAGTACAATTGCACCGCAACCCTGCAGGAATACCTGCGTACCTATTCCATCGCCGAGCCGATCTATGTCGCCATGCAACCGCTGGCGGTCTGGGCGGAAAATGGCGAGCAGACGACGCGCAATGCCGAGCTCGACGCAAAATACCTGCGCCGTGAACTCGATCTCAAGCGCGCTGTCCAGGCCCTGCGCCGCCGGGTTTGGGACGATGCGACCAATGACCAGCGCAAGGGCTTCCTGACCGACCCGCGCTTTGCAACACCTGCAGATATCCGCGCCACAAACGCCGGCAAGGCTCTGCTGGATTCCCAGATTTCGGCTCATGTCAGCCAGACCCAGGCCATCAAGCTGCGCCTGCGCGGCATGATGATCCGCACCCTGGGCCGCGTGACCCCCGAATTCCAGAAATTCGTCGCCTCGCGTGACACCATGCGAAGGACGGCGCCTGGCGCATGA